Below is a window of Diaminobutyricibacter sp. McL0608 DNA.
GAAGAAACTTGTTTAAACAACACGTCGAAGCTTGCCCCCATTGTGGGTGACCCTGTGTACAAAGTTGTGACAAAAGCTTGCGCTGGGCGGTTAAACAGGTGTAGCGGCGGACCTTCGTCCACCGCTACACCGTGTTGTTTCTGGCGCTACTTGGCGGCGACCACCTGCAGGGTGATCGTCGCGAAGAGGTCTTCGCGCAGGCGGATCGTCGCCTCGTGCTCGCCGACCACCTTGATGGGGTTGGGGAGCTCGATCTTGCGCTTGTCGAGCGTGCCGATTCCGGCTGCTTCGACGGCTGCTGCGACGTCCGAGGTCTTGACCGAGCCGAAGAGGCGGCCTTCGCTGCCGGCCTTGACCGTCAGCTTGACCTTCGTCGCTTCGAGCTTGGCCTTGAGGTCCTGTGCCTCTTCGATGGTGGCGAGCTCGCGGGCGACGCGCGCTGCCTTGATCGAGTCGACCTGCTTTTCGCCACCACGGGTCCACGCCACGGCGAAGCCCTGGGGGATGAGGTAGTTACGGGCGTAGCCGTTCTTGACGTCGACGACGTCGCCGGCGGATCCGAGGCCGGAGACCTCGTGGGTCAGAATGAGTTTCGACATGTCTTCCGGCTCCTAACGGCCCGAGCCGGCGTAGGGCAGGAGTGCCATCTCACGCGCGTTCTTGACGGCGCGGGCGATGAGGCGCTGCTCCTGCACGGAGACACCGGTGATGCGGCGAGCGCGGATCTTGCCACGCTCGGAGATGAACTTACGCAGGGTTGCGACGTCCTTGTAGTCGATGACTCCGACACGGATCGACTTCGCGGGGGCGGCGTTCTTGCCGTCCTTGCCCTTGCGGATCGGCTTGCGGCGGTCGCCGCTCGACTTTCCAGCCATGATTTCCTTTGCTTTCGTTTAAGTGTGTGTCGCGATGGTTTCCGCATCGGCGAGCTCTGCTCGTCGGATGCGGGGTCGCTGCCTAGAAGGGGGTCTCGTCGTTGAAGTTGCCGGGCGAGCTCCACACGTCCGCTCCCGAGGAGGAGTCGGAGGAGGAGGGTGCTGCGGCAGCCCACGGTTCGTCGACGGCACCGGCGGGAGACCCGCCGCGCGACGACTGTGCGCGCGTGACCGAGGCGGTGGCGTAGCGGAGCGAAGGGCCGATCTCGTCGATTTCGAGTTCGATGGACGTTCGCTTCTCACCTTCCTTCGTCTCGTATGAGCGCTGCTTGAGACGTCCCGTTGCGATGACTCGGGATCCCTTGGTAAGCGATCCGGCGACGTGCTCGGCGAATTCACGCCAGACGCTCGCGCGCAGGAACAGGGCCTCGCCATCTTTCCAGTCGTTGGCCGCGCGGTCGAAGCTGCGCGGAGTGGATGCGATGGTGAAGTTGGCAACCGCCAGCCCGTTCTGCGTGTAGCGCAGCTCCGGGTCGCTGGTGAGGTTGCCCACCACGGTGATTACGGTCTCGCCTGCCATCGGACTAGGCGGTCTTCTCGGCGGGAGCGGCTTTGGCGGGAGCGGCGGCCTTGCGGGCGGCCTTCTCGTCGGCGAGCTTCGCGGCGGCGGCGACCTGGGCGATCGCTTCTTCGGCGCGGAGCACCTTGGTGCGCATGACGGCCTCGCTGAGCTTCAGCTGGCGGTCGAGCTCCTTGGTGGTCTCACCGGTCGCGGTCAACTGCACGACGGCGTAGATGCCCTCGGACTTCTTGTTGATCTCGTAGGCGAGACGGCGGCGACCCCAGATGTCGACACTGTCGACAGTTCCACCGTCGTTACGAACGACATTGAGGAACTTGTCGAGGCTGGGAGCTACGGTG
It encodes the following:
- the rpsR gene encoding 30S ribosomal protein S18, producing the protein MAGKSSGDRRKPIRKGKDGKNAAPAKSIRVGVIDYKDVATLRKFISERGKIRARRITGVSVQEQRLIARAVKNAREMALLPYAGSGR
- the rplI gene encoding 50S ribosomal protein L9, giving the protein MSKLILTHEVSGLGSAGDVVDVKNGYARNYLIPQGFAVAWTRGGEKQVDSIKAARVARELATIEEAQDLKAKLEATKVKLTVKAGSEGRLFGSVKTSDVAAAVEAAGIGTLDKRKIELPNPIKVVGEHEATIRLREDLFATITLQVVAAK
- a CDS encoding single-stranded DNA-binding protein; translation: MAGETVITVVGNLTSDPELRYTQNGLAVANFTIASTPRSFDRAANDWKDGEALFLRASVWREFAEHVAGSLTKGSRVIATGRLKQRSYETKEGEKRTSIELEIDEIGPSLRYATASVTRAQSSRGGSPAGAVDEPWAAAAPSSSDSSSGADVWSSPGNFNDETPF
- the rpsF gene encoding 30S ribosomal protein S6; amino-acid sequence: MHQYELMVILDPEIDERTVAPSLDKFLNVVRNDGGTVDSVDIWGRRRLAYEINKKSEGIYAVVQLTATGETTKELDRQLKLSEAVMRTKVLRAEEAIAQVAAAAKLADEKAARKAAAPAKAAPAEKTA